TACCTAGCTGATAGCCCTTTTCATTGATGCGACGCCAGGCTTCACGCAGCAGGCCACGGCTGTCCGCACCTTTAAAAGCCGGATCGGTATCAGGAAACAGCTTGCCAATATCGCCCAACGCAGCCGCACCTAATAGGGCATCGGTTACCGCGTGTAACACCACATCCCCATCGGAATGCGCCAGCAGGCCTTGAGAATAAGGAATTCGCACGCCACCGATCACCAGCGGACCTTCTCCACCAAACTTATGGACATCAAAACCGTGACCGATACGCATCGCGCGTTCTCCTTATATGTATTAACGAATAAATTTAGCGAATAAAATGAGGTTACTGCAAACGGGTTAAATAGAATTCGGCTAATGCCAAATCCTCTGGACGCGTGACTTTGATATTATCCGACCGCCCGCTGACAATTTGCGGGCGATAGCCACAATATTCCAGCGCTGAGGCTTCATCTGTGACGGCAATGCCATCCTGAAGCGCCCGTTGCAGACACTGTTTCAGCAATGCAGCAGGAAAAAGCTGCGGCGTCAGCGCATGCCATAAATCGTTACGTTCTACCGTGCGATCAATAAACCCGTCCGTGCTGCGCTTCATGGTATCACGAACCGGCGCGGCTAGAATTCCACCGACGTCACTCTGCTCGACAATCGCCAGCAAGCGCGTCAGATCGTCCTGATGCAGACACGGACGCGCCGCGTCGTGCACCAACGCCCACGCGCTATCGGCAACGGCGGCCAGCCCAGCCAGTACAGAATCCGCACGCTGCTGTCCGCCCGTCACGACACAAATACGAGGATCGTTGGCAATCGCCAGGGTATGAAAGAATACGTCATTCGAACTAATGGCAACGACGACACGCTGTACTCGCGGATGGCGCAAAAGCGCATCGATGGTATGTTCAAGAATGGTTTTATGGCCGATCACATCATTGCCAATCGTCAGGTACTGTTTAGGACGATCGTTCTGCATCCGGCTGCCGTTACCCGCAGCGGGTAAAACAGCAACAATGTCAGGCGGGGAAAGGCGTGATGTCTGCATGCGTCAACGTTGTGTATTATTAGGCGAGGTCGTATTCGCGCTACGATGCCCCGATTCTGGCACCAGACGATAAAAGCTTTCACCAGGCTTGATCATACCCAGTTCATTACGAGCACGCTCTTCTATCGCCTCTTGTCCACCATTGAGGTCGTCAATTTCAGCAAACAGTTGTTCGTTGCGGTCTTTTAATTTGGCATTGTTACCCAATTGGATGACAACATCATCGTTCACCCGAACATAATCGTGAATGCCATTTTTGCCCAGCCACAGTGAGTACTGAAGCCAGCCAAGCAATATCAATAATAACAGCGTAAGCTTTCCCATCCCGCCCCCTGAAAAACCGCCTAATCATCCCATAACTTTTGTTTCGACTCCACTGTGTCCGGTCGTGGAAGGCAAGATTCACATCAGGCGAGGAGAAGGAAACCGGAAAACGGGGCGAAAAAGCACAAATTTTGCGCGATGTGTTACCACCCCGTCAGAAAAGAAAAAACCAGCCAGAACAGGCAGACCACCGTCAGCCCTGTCGCAAAAAGCGTATAAAAAAGATAGCCTCTCAGTAGAAAACTAACCCCGACGCCAACCAGCACGGAAAACGGCATCAGCGCCAAAAAGAACGGCCACGTGTAAAGCATGAAGAAAAACGTAGCATTAGAGCCATACACCAGAAAGGGGATGCTAAAAGCCAGCCAATAAAAGGAGAACCCCGTCACCGCCCCCATAAACAGGTAGGAAACGCCGTCATCCTCTTCTTGCGCTGGCCGAGTCTTGCTAATCGTTAACTGCGTGGCATTTTGCATAATCTTTCCCATTCTTCCCCTGCATCACCCAACAGCTCGGTGAAAAAAGCGGGGACATCAGAGCTTGATAATAGCTCGCTTGCCAAGCAGATCTAACAATTGGCCGGTCAAAGTTGTTACGAATTGTTCACCATCCAGATGACTATCCGGTGCTTCCGGTGCTTCATACACCGAGTCGATCCCCGTGAAATTACGCAGTTCCCCCGCACGGGCTTTTTTGTACAGTCCTTTAGGGTCGCGTGCTTCACAAGTCGCTAAAGGCGTATCCACGAAAACTTCAATAAACTGACCGTCACCGAGCAGATCCTGCACCATTTTACGCTCGGCGCGATGTGGCGAAATAAACGCGGTCAGTACCACCAGACCCGCATCCACCATCAGTTTAGCAACTTCCCCCACGCGGCGGATATTCTCACGCCGATCGTCGTCAGTGAAACCCAGATCCCGGCATAGACCGTGCCGAACATTGTCGCCATCCAGCAGGTAGGTACTGACGCCACGCTGGTGCAATACTTGCTCCAGCGCGCCTGCTAGCGTGGATTTACCGGACCCAGACAGCCCGGTAAACCAGATAACGACGCCCTGATGACCATGTAGCTTCTCGCGCGACTCACGGGTGACATCATGCGCATGCCAAACCACGTTATCGTCAGTCGGTTCATCGCGTAAAGACACGTTATTTGCCTCCCAACAAATCGCGCGCACCCCAATGCGGGAAATGGCGACGTACCAGTGCATTCAGTTCCAGTTCAAACGCACTGTACGCACCCGACTCCTGATACACCTGTTCGATAGGTTCACGTACCAGGCCAGCGCCTACCGTGACATTACTCAGACGATCGATAAAGATCATCCCACCTGTCACGGCATTATGCTGATAATTGTCCAGCACCAGCGGCTCATCAAAGACCAGCTCAACAGAACCAATACCGTTGAGCGGCAGGTTTTCCGCTACGCGCTGCGTCAGCGTATTGATCTCAACCTGATATTGAATATTTTCAACCCGAGCGCGCGTTTTCTTACCACCAATCTTGATGTCGTAACTTTGTCCCGGCACCAGCGGCTGTTCCGCCATCCAGACAACATCCACCAGCGCATGCTGCACGGCTTTCAGCGATTCGCCGCTGTCGACCAGCAGATCGCCACGGCTGATATCCACTTCATCCGCCAGCACCAGCGTAATCGCTTCGCCAGCCTGCGCCTGCGGTAAATCACCGTCAAAGGTCACAATACGGCTAACGGTGGATTCTACGCCGGACGGCAAGACTTTGACCCGCTGCCCGACACGGATAATGCCGGATGCCAGCGTTCCTGCGTAGCCACGGAAATCCAGATTCGGGCGGTTGACATACTGCACCGGGAAGCGCATTGGCTGTTCCAGCGTGCGCTGTGCCACATTGACCGTTTCCAGCACGTCCAGCAACGTCGGCCCGGTATACCAGCCCATCGTCGTACTCGGCGTCGCAACGTTGTCGCCATCCAGTGCGGAAATCGGCACGAAGGTAATATTCAGGTCAGCAGGCAGTTGTTGAGCAAAATCCAGATAATCCTGTTTAAACTGTTCAAATACCGTTTGTTGGTAGTCAACCAAGTCCATTTTATTCACCGCCACCACCAGATCGCGAATCCCCAGCAGGGTCGCAATAAAGCTATGACGACGGGTTTGATCCAATACGCCTTTACGGGCGTCAATCAGCAGGATCGCCAGCTCACAGGTTGATGCACCGGTTGCCATATTGCGGGTGTACTGCTCGTGTCCCGGCGTATCGGCAATGATGAACTTGCGTTTTTCCGTCGAGAAATAGCGATAAGCCACGTCAATCGTGATGCCCTGTTCGCGCTCGGCCTGAAGCCCATCGACCAACAGCGCCAAATCCAATTTCTCGCCCTGCGTGCCCAGACGCTTGCTGTCATTGTGCAGCGTGCTGAGCTGATCTTCATAAATCTGGCGCGTATCGTGCAGCAACCGGCCAATCAGCGTACTTTTTCCATCGTCAACGCTACCGCAGGTCAGGAAACGCAGCAGCGTTTTATCCTGCTGTGCATGTAAATACGCTTCCACCCCGCCCTGCTCGGCGATCTGCTGTGCAATCGCATTGTTGATGACGACCGCATCTTTCTCAGCCGCATTTTCTGCCGCTGCATCTTTTAACGAAATTTGGCTCATTCGACGATTCCTCAGAAATACCCTTGACGCTTTTTCAGCTCCATTGAACCGGCCTGATCGCGGTCAATTACCCTTCCCTGACGTTCACTGGTTGTGGAAACCAGCATCTCTTCGATGATTTCCGGCAGCGTCTGCGCTTCAGATGCCACCGCGCCCGTCAGCGGCCAGCAGCCCAGCGTGCGGAAGCGCACCATGCGTTGTTCGATCACTTCACCCGGTTGCAGATCGATACGATCGTCATCCACCATCAGCAGCATGCCATCGCGTTCTACCACCGGACGCGGAGCAGCCAGATACAGCGGAACAATATCGATATTTTCCAGATAGATATATTGCCAGATATCCAGTTCGGTCCAGTTAGAGAGTGGAAAAACGCGGATGCTCTCGCCTTTGTTAATTTGACCGTTGTAGTTGTGCCACAGCTCTGGGCGCTGGTTTTTTGGGTCCCAACGATGGAAACGGTCGCGGAAGGAGTAAATACGCTCTTTGGCACGCGACTTCTCTTCATCGCGACGCGCCCCGCCAAATGCGGCATCAAAACCGTATTTATCCAACGCCTGCTTCAGTCCTTCGGTTTTCATGATGTCGGTGTGTTTGGCGCTGCCATGTACAAAAGGGTTAATCCCCAGCGCTTCACCCTGCGGGTTGCGATGCACCAGCAGTTCACAACCGTAGGCCTTCGCCGTGCGGTCACGGAATTCGTACATTTCACGAAATTTCCAGCCGGTATCAACGTGCAGCAGCGGGAAAGGCAGCGATCCTGGATAGAACGCTTTGCGCGCCAAATGCAGCATCACCGAAGAGTCTTTACCGATGGAATACATCATCACCGGGTTACTGAACTCGGCCGCTACTTCGCGGATGATGTGAATGCTTTCGGCTTCAAGCTGCCGTAAATGCGTGAGTCGTTTCTCGTCCATACCCTTTCCTTAAGCCAAGTTTACTACCGCTGGGCGGCTGTCTTGCGGCACCGTCGGCGTTGTCTGACCAAACCAGGCAATCTGGTGATGCAAATCCACCACCTCGCCAATCACCAGCAGCGCCGGTGTCGGCGCTTGCCGTGCCAAATGTTCTAACTCTTGCAGCGTGCCAATTTGCACCTGCTGATCGTGTCGGGTGCCGCGGCTAATCACAGCAACGGGCGTCTGCGATGAACGACCATGCGCGATCAGCTGCTGCGCAATCTCGGCAGCCTTCATCGTTCCCATGTAAATCGCCAGCGTCTGGCGTCCACGCGCCAGCGTCGACCAGTCCAGCGCGTCGCCATCCGGGCGACAGTGCCCGGTGATAAAAAGTACGCTCTGCGCGTAGTCACGGTGCGTTAACGGAATCCCCGCATACGCCGTGACGCCCGCTGCGGCCGTCACACCTGGCACCACCTGAAACGTGATCCCCGCCTGCGCGACCGCTTGCAGCTCTTCGCCGCCGCGGCCAAAAATGAAGGGATCGCCGCCTTTCAGGCGAACTACCCGCTTCCCTTCCTGCGCCAGCTTCACCAGTAGCTGATTAATTTCATCCTGCGGCAACGAATGCGCACTGGCGCGTTTTCCGACGCAAATGCGTTCAGCGTCGCGGCGCACCAGATCCAATACCTCGGCGCTAACCAGATGGTCATATAGCACTACATCCGCCTGCTGCATCACCTGCAATCCGCGTAGCGTAAGCAAGCCAGCATCACCGGGGCCAGCGCCAACCAGTGCCACTTCACCGCGTGATGCCGCTGGCCGTTGCTGTTCGTCTTGCTGATTAACCAGTTGTTGTTGCAGTTCGTCTTCGGCCTGTGCCAACTGTCCGGCAGAAACCAACGACGCAAAACGTCCGACAAACAGCCGTTCCCAAAAGCGACGACGGGCTGACATCGAATGTAATCGGGTTTTAATCCTGTTGCGCCAGCTTCCGGCGATGTCCGCCATCGTCCCCAAACTGGCAGGCAGTAAGGATTCCAGTTTTTCACGCAGTAACCGCGCCAGCACCGGTGCCTGTCCCCCTGAAGAAATCGCCACCACCAGCGGAGAGCGGTCGACAATCGAGGGGAAAATAAACGAGCACTTTGGCTGATCGTCCACCACGTTCACCAGCAAATGACGCTGGTTCGCCGCCTCAAATACCGCGGCATTCAGCTCGGCGTCATCCGTTGCGGCAATCACCAGAAACACGCCGGATAACAGCTCTGGCGTAAAAACCTGCGCCAGCCATTCAACCTGCCCGGCCTGATGCTGCGCCGCCAACGGTTCCGCCAGCGCTTGTGCGACGATTTTTATCTCCGCACCCGCGCGTTGCAGCAGATCGATTTTGCGCGTAGCAACCTCACCGCCGCCAACAACCAGTACCGGACGCTGACGAAGATCGGCAAATAAAGGGAGATAGTTCACAATCGCCTTAACTAAGCAAAAAAGTAGATAATGTGACTATACGGTGCGGACAGAACACTTATGAAATGCCGAATTGGAATGACAAGTTCCGTAATGGAATAACAATACGTTCACAAGCGTTATTCAGGCGATAAAAAACCGGGCAGTGCCCGGTTTCAGCTTTATCCTTCGTGCAGCCCGCACTCACGTTTCAGACCGAAGAAGCGGGTTTCTTCTTCGCTCATCCCCGGTTCCCATTTGCGAGTGGTGTGGGTATCACCGACGGACAAATAGCCCTGATCCCACAGCGGATGGTAGCTCAGACCATTTTCTTTCAGATACTGATACACCATCCGATTATCCCAATCGATAATCGGTAGGAATTTGAAGACGCCGCATTGAATCGCCAGCACCGGCAATTCCCCCCGACTACCGGACTGCTCACGACGCAGGCCAGCAAACCAAGTGCCCGCTTTTAGCTCGCTCAGCGCCCGATTCATCGGCTCAACTTTGTTCAGCAGGTTATAGCGCTCAATGCCTTCCACGCCCTGCTCCCACAGCTTGCCATACCGAGCCTCTTGCCAGGCAGGAGACTCTGCGGCGCGATACACTTGCAGGTTCAGCTTAAGCTGTTCCGTCAGCGCATCAATAAACTGATAGGTTTCAGGAAACAGATAACCGGTGTCCGTGAGAATAACCGGAATATCCGGCTGCTGCTGCGTCACCAAATGCAGCGATATCGCAGCCTGAATGCCGAAGCTGGACGACAACACAAAATTGCCCGGCAGATTCGCCAGCGCCCAGCTCACCCTTTCCTGCGCAGACAGTGGCTCAAGCTGACCATTCACAGCAGCCAACACGGCCACTTGCTCCGCTTTCGGTAATGCGTTGAGTACCTCAAGGTTAAATTCGGCCATCAGGATCTCCTGTCAGTCATAAAAATCGCGGGCGGGATCCAGCACCGGTTTAACGATGTTGGTACGAATCACGAAATCCCCGAAGCCTTCATTCGGCTGGCGATCTTGCGCCCACAGCCCGATAAGCCTGTCGATTTCCGCGAGGATCTCGGTTTCATTAATGTTTTCGCGATACATACGCGGAATGCGTGTTCCCTCACGATTCCCGCCAAGGTGTACGTTATAACGCCCCATCGCTTTGCCTACCAGACCGATTTCTGCCAGCATCGCACGGCCACAGCCGTTCGGGCAGCCCGTCACGCGCAGAACGATGTGTTCATCGCCCACGCCATGCTGCTGCATAATCCCTTCCACTTTCGTGACGAACTCCGGCAGGAAACGCTCGGCTTCCGCCATCGCCAACGGACACGTCGGGAACGACACACAGGCCATCGAATTCTTACGCTGCTCGCTGACGCTGTCATCAATCAGTCCGTGCTCACGCGCCAGCGCATCAATCTTCGCTTTGCTACGCGCAGGAACGCCCGCGATAATCAAATTCTGGTTCGCCGTTAACCGGAAATCCCCTTTGTGGATCTTGGCAATTTCCGCCAAACCAGTTTTCAGCGGACGACCCGGATAATCCAGAACTCGCCCGTTTTCGATAAACAGCGTCAGATGCCATTTATTGTCGATGCCTTTTACCCAGCCAATGCGATCGCCACGTCCGGTGAATTCATAAGGGCGCACTGCTTCAAACTTCACACCGGCACGCGCTTCCACTTCCTGCTTGAAGTTGTCTACGCCTACACGCTCCAGCGTGTATTTGGTTTTCGCGTTTTTACGGTTAGTCCGGTTACCCCAATCGCGCTGCGTGGTCACTACCGCTTCCGCGATGGTCAGCGTATGCTCAATGGAAATGTAGCCGAGCTCACTGGCGGTACGTGGATAGGTTTCTTTATCACCGTGCGCGATAGAGAGCCCACCGCCCACCAGCACGTTGAAACCCACCAGACGACCGTTATCAGCAATCGCAACGAAGTTAAGATCGTTCGCATGCAGATCGATATCATTCTGCGGCGGGATCACCACCGTGGTTTTGAACTTACGTGGCAGATACGTCGAGCCCAGAATTGGCTCCTCGTCCGTCGTTGCCACTTTTTCCTGATCCATCCAGATCTCAGCATAAGCGCGCGTTCGCGGCAGCAGATGTTCAGAAATCTTTTTCGCCCACTCATATGCCTGCTGATGCAGTTCAGATTCTATCGGGTTAGACGTACACAGCACGTTACGGTTCATGTCATTCGCCGTCGCCAGCGCATCCAGCCCGATGCTATTCAGCATTTGGTGTACCGGTTTCACGTCCGATTTGAGAATACCGTGATATTGGAACGTCTGGCGGTTGGTGATGCGAATGCTGCCATAGATCGTATTTTCAGTCGCAAATTTGTCGATCCGTAACCACTGTTCTGGTGTCATCACGCCACCAGGCAGACGGCAGCGCAACAGCATCGCATGGCGCGGCTCCAGCTTCTGCTCGGCACGTTCGGCGCGGATATCGCGATCATCCTGCTGATACATACCGTGGAAGCGGATCAGCAGAAAGTTATCGCCCTTAAAGCCGCCGGTCAGACCATCGTTCAGGTCTTCAGCAATCGTGCCACGCAGAAAATTACTTTCTGTCTTCATGCGCTCGGCATCAACGAGTTTCCCTTCTACCACCAAGGGACCGGGGTGTTTTTCACTGAAAACGTATTTTTCACTCATTAGTACACATCTCGCTGATAACGGCGCTCAAGGCGCAGATCGCTTAAAAACTCATCGGCTTGTTCACTGTCCATGCCGCCATGCTCAACTATCACATCCAGCAGCGCCTGCTCGACGTCTTTCGCCATGCGATTGGCATCACCACACACGTACAGGTGCGCCCCGTCCTGAATCCAGCGCCACACTTCCGCGCCTTTTTCGCGTAGTTTGTCCTGCACGTAGACCTTGTTCGCTTGATCGCGCGACCACGCCAGATCGATGTGGGTCAGCAGGCCATCTTTAACGTAGCGCTGCCACTCAACCTGATACAGGAAGTCTTCCGTGAAGTGTGGATTACCAAAGAATAGCCAGTTTTTCCCTTCTGCCCCTTCG
The window above is part of the Pectobacterium araliae genome. Proteins encoded here:
- the ftsB gene encoding cell division protein FtsB; this translates as MGKLTLLLLILLGWLQYSLWLGKNGIHDYVRVNDDVVIQLGNNAKLKDRNEQLFAEIDDLNGGQEAIEERARNELGMIKPGESFYRLVPESGHRSANTTSPNNTQR
- the ispD gene encoding 2-C-methyl-D-erythritol 4-phosphate cytidylyltransferase — its product is MQTSRLSPPDIVAVLPAAGNGSRMQNDRPKQYLTIGNDVIGHKTILEHTIDALLRHPRVQRVVVAISSNDVFFHTLAIANDPRICVVTGGQQRADSVLAGLAAVADSAWALVHDAARPCLHQDDLTRLLAIVEQSDVGGILAAPVRDTMKRSTDGFIDRTVERNDLWHALTPQLFPAALLKQCLQRALQDGIAVTDEASALEYCGYRPQIVSGRSDNIKVTRPEDLALAEFYLTRLQ
- the ispF gene encoding 2-C-methyl-D-erythritol 2,4-cyclodiphosphate synthase; this translates as MRIGHGFDVHKFGGEGPLVIGGVRIPYSQGLLAHSDGDVVLHAVTDALLGAAALGDIGKLFPDTDPAFKGADSRGLLREAWRRINEKGYQLGNLDVTIIAQAPKMAPHIPQMRVNLAEDLQCHMDDVNVKATTTEQLGFTGRGEGIACEAVALLVKKGTGEIVAW
- the cysN gene encoding sulfate adenylyltransferase subunit CysN, with translation MNNAIAQQIAEQGGVEAYLHAQQDKTLLRFLTCGSVDDGKSTLIGRLLHDTRQIYEDQLSTLHNDSKRLGTQGEKLDLALLVDGLQAEREQGITIDVAYRYFSTEKRKFIIADTPGHEQYTRNMATGASTCELAILLIDARKGVLDQTRRHSFIATLLGIRDLVVAVNKMDLVDYQQTVFEQFKQDYLDFAQQLPADLNITFVPISALDGDNVATPSTTMGWYTGPTLLDVLETVNVAQRTLEQPMRFPVQYVNRPNLDFRGYAGTLASGIIRVGQRVKVLPSGVESTVSRIVTFDGDLPQAQAGEAITLVLADEVDISRGDLLVDSGESLKAVQHALVDVVWMAEQPLVPGQSYDIKIGGKKTRARVENIQYQVEINTLTQRVAENLPLNGIGSVELVFDEPLVLDNYQHNAVTGGMIFIDRLSNVTVGAGLVREPIEQVYQESGAYSAFELELNALVRRHFPHWGARDLLGGK
- the cysD gene encoding sulfate adenylyltransferase subunit CysD → MDEKRLTHLRQLEAESIHIIREVAAEFSNPVMMYSIGKDSSVMLHLARKAFYPGSLPFPLLHVDTGWKFREMYEFRDRTAKAYGCELLVHRNPQGEALGINPFVHGSAKHTDIMKTEGLKQALDKYGFDAAFGGARRDEEKSRAKERIYSFRDRFHRWDPKNQRPELWHNYNGQINKGESIRVFPLSNWTELDIWQYIYLENIDIVPLYLAAPRPVVERDGMLLMVDDDRIDLQPGEVIEQRMVRFRTLGCWPLTGAVASEAQTLPEIIEEMLVSTTSERQGRVIDRDQAGSMELKKRQGYF
- a CDS encoding phosphoadenylyl-sulfate reductase — its product is MAEFNLEVLNALPKAEQVAVLAAVNGQLEPLSAQERVSWALANLPGNFVLSSSFGIQAAISLHLVTQQQPDIPVILTDTGYLFPETYQFIDALTEQLKLNLQVYRAAESPAWQEARYGKLWEQGVEGIERYNLLNKVEPMNRALSELKAGTWFAGLRREQSGSRGELPVLAIQCGVFKFLPIIDWDNRMVYQYLKENGLSYHPLWDQGYLSVGDTHTTRKWEPGMSEEETRFFGLKRECGLHEG
- the cysI gene encoding assimilatory sulfite reductase (NADPH) hemoprotein subunit — protein: MSEKYVFSEKHPGPLVVEGKLVDAERMKTESNFLRGTIAEDLNDGLTGGFKGDNFLLIRFHGMYQQDDRDIRAERAEQKLEPRHAMLLRCRLPGGVMTPEQWLRIDKFATENTIYGSIRITNRQTFQYHGILKSDVKPVHQMLNSIGLDALATANDMNRNVLCTSNPIESELHQQAYEWAKKISEHLLPRTRAYAEIWMDQEKVATTDEEPILGSTYLPRKFKTTVVIPPQNDIDLHANDLNFVAIADNGRLVGFNVLVGGGLSIAHGDKETYPRTASELGYISIEHTLTIAEAVVTTQRDWGNRTNRKNAKTKYTLERVGVDNFKQEVEARAGVKFEAVRPYEFTGRGDRIGWVKGIDNKWHLTLFIENGRVLDYPGRPLKTGLAEIAKIHKGDFRLTANQNLIIAGVPARSKAKIDALAREHGLIDDSVSEQRKNSMACVSFPTCPLAMAEAERFLPEFVTKVEGIMQQHGVGDEHIVLRVTGCPNGCGRAMLAEIGLVGKAMGRYNVHLGGNREGTRIPRMYRENINETEILAEIDRLIGLWAQDRQPNEGFGDFVIRTNIVKPVLDPARDFYD
- the cysG gene encoding siroheme synthase CysG; this encodes MNYLPLFADLRQRPVLVVGGGEVATRKIDLLQRAGAEIKIVAQALAEPLAAQHQAGQVEWLAQVFTPELLSGVFLVIAATDDAELNAAVFEAANQRHLLVNVVDDQPKCSFIFPSIVDRSPLVVAISSGGQAPVLARLLREKLESLLPASLGTMADIAGSWRNRIKTRLHSMSARRRFWERLFVGRFASLVSAGQLAQAEDELQQQLVNQQDEQQRPAASRGEVALVGAGPGDAGLLTLRGLQVMQQADVVLYDHLVSAEVLDLVRRDAERICVGKRASAHSLPQDEINQLLVKLAQEGKRVVRLKGGDPFIFGRGGEELQAVAQAGITFQVVPGVTAAAGVTAYAGIPLTHRDYAQSVLFITGHCRPDGDALDWSTLARGRQTLAIYMGTMKAAEIAQQLIAHGRSSQTPVAVISRGTRHDQQVQIGTLQELEHLARQAPTPALLVIGEVVDLHHQIAWFGQTTPTVPQDSRPAVVNLA
- a CDS encoding DUF3561 family protein — translated: MQNATQLTISKTRPAQEEDDGVSYLFMGAVTGFSFYWLAFSIPFLVYGSNATFFFMLYTWPFFLALMPFSVLVGVGVSFLLRGYLFYTLFATGLTVVCLFWLVFSFLTGW
- the cysC gene encoding adenylyl-sulfate kinase, whose translation is MSLRDEPTDDNVVWHAHDVTRESREKLHGHQGVVIWFTGLSGSGKSTLAGALEQVLHQRGVSTYLLDGDNVRHGLCRDLGFTDDDRRENIRRVGEVAKLMVDAGLVVLTAFISPHRAERKMVQDLLGDGQFIEVFVDTPLATCEARDPKGLYKKARAGELRNFTGIDSVYEAPEAPDSHLDGEQFVTTLTGQLLDLLGKRAIIKL